A part of Paenibacillus sp. IHBB 10380 genomic DNA contains:
- a CDS encoding arsenic resistance protein encodes MIIGVIVGLVNPEAGSSLHITISPLIAILLYGMFAQIPFLQIRESISNARFIGALLVSNFIIVPLLVWILTQLFPQSPPILVGVYLVLLTPCIDYVIVFTKLGLGNERLMLAATPVLFVVQMILLPFYLWLFMGQETAEIMKIGPFVEAFFFLIVIPLLLAIITQLWAKNNQKGTTVLNVTAWLPVPFMVIVLIVVVASQIGKVYNDFDVIIRVIPIYILFLILMPFLSRIIAVLFRLDLGAGRALIFSSGTRNSLVVLPLALALPDEWATVASAVIVTQTIVELVGELIYIRFVPSIVLRDN; translated from the coding sequence ATCATTATTGGTGTGATTGTCGGGCTAGTCAATCCAGAAGCAGGTTCCTCACTTCATATAACGATTTCCCCATTAATTGCTATACTTCTGTATGGAATGTTCGCGCAGATTCCATTTCTTCAAATTCGGGAATCTATATCAAATGCAAGATTCATTGGAGCTTTACTGGTCTCTAACTTTATTATTGTTCCTCTTTTGGTTTGGATATTAACCCAATTGTTTCCGCAGTCTCCGCCTATTTTAGTAGGTGTGTATTTAGTACTACTAACTCCATGCATCGATTATGTCATTGTTTTCACAAAACTTGGGTTAGGTAATGAAAGGCTTATGTTAGCAGCAACTCCTGTATTATTCGTTGTTCAAATGATTCTCCTTCCGTTCTACTTGTGGTTGTTTATGGGACAGGAGACTGCTGAAATAATGAAGATTGGACCCTTTGTAGAAGCATTTTTCTTCCTGATTGTTATCCCTCTACTGCTTGCGATCATTACGCAATTATGGGCGAAAAATAATCAAAAAGGGACAACCGTATTAAATGTAACGGCTTGGTTGCCGGTTCCGTTTATGGTAATTGTCCTTATCGTTGTAGTAGCTTCACAAATAGGGAAAGTCTACAATGATTTTGATGTCATCATACGTGTAATCCCAATTTATATTTTATTTCTAATCTTGATGCCATTTCTATCTAGAATAATTGCTGTGTTATTTCGTTTAGATTTGGGAGCAGGAAGAGCACTTATTTTTAGTTCAGGAACGAGAAATTCGCTTGTTGTTCTTCCTTTGGCGTTGGCTTTACCAGATGAATGGGCTACAGTAGCCAGCGCAGTGATTGTGACTCAAACCATTGTGGAGCTGGTAGGTGAACTCATTTACATTAGATTTGTTCCTTCAATTGTTCTACGAGATAATTAA